From one Ctenopharyngodon idella isolate HZGC_01 chromosome 15, HZGC01, whole genome shotgun sequence genomic stretch:
- the LOC127495957 gene encoding G protein-activated inward rectifier potassium channel 3-like isoform X2 encodes MWILPQSNNQPYSTGGNPLPLPDIMPSQASKPCVSMRRHKSTTDLPYSPQRGYVRAQRTSICAPTEAELEMMRRCSLREANVRPCCRHALSVPNMASQCTSPLCSTPSRSALGTPVRDVECSSKARNKLIENESAQTPTYPPELREQCRYVSKDGKCRVDLAYMAERERFLADIFTSFVDLQYRWFLFVFMMCYAVTWFIFAGLYSLNAFLRGDLEVPADTDVCYPNVDGFVSALLFSVETQRTIGYGARTVSPRCYEGVFLVMAQCIVGSMIDALMVGCMFVKISRPKKRAETLLFSRTCVVANRDDRLCLMFRLGDLRESHMVDAKVRAKLIKSRQTSEGEFLPLEQSEIDLGYESGSDRLFLVEPQVIQHTIDSSSPFWELGPEQLRKQQFEIIVILEGIVEATGMMCQAKTSYIETEIEWGARFEPCMTLEKGAFRVDLRRFHSTYPVPLPPCSAQDAHHLQTLQVGLELQESLKESVNWKLGGDDQEDDTVKPTGACIFPIHNIQEERVSEVNECDSL; translated from the exons atgtgg ATACTCCCACAGAGCAATAATCAACCGTATTCAACGGGTGGAAATCCCCTTCCTTTGCCAGACATCATGCCAAGCCAGGCTTCCAAACCGTGTGTGTCCATGCGCCGCCACAAGAGCACCACAGATTTGCCATACAGCCCACAGCGTGGGTACGTCCGCGCCCAGAGAACCTCTATCTGCGCCCCCACCGAGGCTGAGCTGGAGATGATGAGGCGTTGCTCCTTGCGTGAGGCGAACGTTCGTCCATGCTGCCGCCATGCTCTTAGCGTTCCCAACATGGCAAGCCAATGCACTAGCCCTCTGTGCAGCACCCCATCCCGCAGTGCCCTCGGCACTCCTGTACGGGATGTGGAGTGCAGTTCTAAAGCACGCAACAAGCTAATCGAGAACGAGAGCGCGCAGACTCCTACTTACCCCCCGGAGCTTCGCGAGCAGTGCCGCTACGTCTCCAAAGATGGGAAGTGTCGTGTAGACTTGGCATACATGGCTGAGAGAGAACGATTCCTGGCTGACATCTTCACTTCATTTGTGGACCTTCAGTATCGATGGTTTCTCTTTGTGTTCATGATGTGCTATGCAGTCACCTGGTTTATATTTGCAGGGCTTTATTCGCTAAATGCATTCCTGCGTGGAGATCTTGAAGTTCCTGCTGACACTGATGTGTGCTACCCCAACGTAGATGGATTTGTGTCAGCGCTGCTCTTCTCTGTGGAAACACAGAGGACTATTGGTTATGGCGCGCGCACGGTCTCGCCACGCTGCTACGAAGGTGTGTTTTTGGTCATGgcgcagtgcattgtgggatccATGATCGATGCCCTCATGGTGGGCTGCATGTTCGTCAAAATTTCACGCCCCAAGAAACGAGCCGAAACGCTTCTTTTCAGTCGGACTTGTGTTGTGGCCAACCGTGATGACCGTCTCTGCCTTATGTTCCGACTCGGCGACCTGCGTGAGAGCCACATGGTGGATGCCAAAGTGCGAGCTAAACTCATCAAGTCTCGGCAGACGTCGGAGGGAGAATTCCTACCGCTGGAGCAGTCTGAGATCGACCTGGGCTACGAGAGCGGCTCTGACCGCCTGTTCCTGGTGGAGCCACAGGTCATTCAACACACTATCGATTCCAGCAGTCCTTTCTGGGAACTTGGGCCGGAGCAGCTACGGAAGCAACAGTTTGAGATTATTGTCATCTTGGAGGGCATTGTGGAAGCCACAG GAATGATGTGCCAAGCAAAGACGTCCTACATCGAGACTGAGATCGAATGGGGAGCCCGCTTTGAGCCGTGCATGACATTGGAGAAGGGGGCGTTCCGAGTCGACCTGAGACGGTTCCACAGTACATATCCGGTGCCTCTTCCGCCGTGCAGCGCGCAAGATGCGCACCACCTACAGACTTTGCAAGTGGGACTAGAACTCCAGGAATCTCTCAAAGAGAGTGTTAACTGGAAATTGGGTGGGGACGATCAAGAAGACGACACCGTGAAACCAACAGGAGCATGTATTTTCCCTATCCACAACATCCAGGAGGAGCGAGTGTCAGAAGTCAACGAATGCGATTCTTTGTAG
- the LOC127495957 gene encoding G protein-activated inward rectifier potassium channel 3-like isoform X1: MLSGQDRSAPVTDGRGTSGDARTRPATINNLKPKSSLVVLSKPGDGIRNQMYISTILPQSNNQPYSTGGNPLPLPDIMPSQASKPCVSMRRHKSTTDLPYSPQRGYVRAQRTSICAPTEAELEMMRRCSLREANVRPCCRHALSVPNMASQCTSPLCSTPSRSALGTPVRDVECSSKARNKLIENESAQTPTYPPELREQCRYVSKDGKCRVDLAYMAERERFLADIFTSFVDLQYRWFLFVFMMCYAVTWFIFAGLYSLNAFLRGDLEVPADTDVCYPNVDGFVSALLFSVETQRTIGYGARTVSPRCYEGVFLVMAQCIVGSMIDALMVGCMFVKISRPKKRAETLLFSRTCVVANRDDRLCLMFRLGDLRESHMVDAKVRAKLIKSRQTSEGEFLPLEQSEIDLGYESGSDRLFLVEPQVIQHTIDSSSPFWELGPEQLRKQQFEIIVILEGIVEATGMMCQAKTSYIETEIEWGARFEPCMTLEKGAFRVDLRRFHSTYPVPLPPCSAQDAHHLQTLQVGLELQESLKESVNWKLGGDDQEDDTVKPTGACIFPIHNIQEERVSEVNECDSL, from the exons ATGCTGAGTGGACAGGACAGAAGCGCTCCTGTCACAGATGGCAGAGGGACCTCAGGTGATGCCAGGACCAGACCAGCAACAATCAACAATCTGAAGCCCAAATCCAGCCTTGTTGTGTTGAGCAAACCTGGAGATGGAATACGCAACCAGATGTACATTTCCACA ATACTCCCACAGAGCAATAATCAACCGTATTCAACGGGTGGAAATCCCCTTCCTTTGCCAGACATCATGCCAAGCCAGGCTTCCAAACCGTGTGTGTCCATGCGCCGCCACAAGAGCACCACAGATTTGCCATACAGCCCACAGCGTGGGTACGTCCGCGCCCAGAGAACCTCTATCTGCGCCCCCACCGAGGCTGAGCTGGAGATGATGAGGCGTTGCTCCTTGCGTGAGGCGAACGTTCGTCCATGCTGCCGCCATGCTCTTAGCGTTCCCAACATGGCAAGCCAATGCACTAGCCCTCTGTGCAGCACCCCATCCCGCAGTGCCCTCGGCACTCCTGTACGGGATGTGGAGTGCAGTTCTAAAGCACGCAACAAGCTAATCGAGAACGAGAGCGCGCAGACTCCTACTTACCCCCCGGAGCTTCGCGAGCAGTGCCGCTACGTCTCCAAAGATGGGAAGTGTCGTGTAGACTTGGCATACATGGCTGAGAGAGAACGATTCCTGGCTGACATCTTCACTTCATTTGTGGACCTTCAGTATCGATGGTTTCTCTTTGTGTTCATGATGTGCTATGCAGTCACCTGGTTTATATTTGCAGGGCTTTATTCGCTAAATGCATTCCTGCGTGGAGATCTTGAAGTTCCTGCTGACACTGATGTGTGCTACCCCAACGTAGATGGATTTGTGTCAGCGCTGCTCTTCTCTGTGGAAACACAGAGGACTATTGGTTATGGCGCGCGCACGGTCTCGCCACGCTGCTACGAAGGTGTGTTTTTGGTCATGgcgcagtgcattgtgggatccATGATCGATGCCCTCATGGTGGGCTGCATGTTCGTCAAAATTTCACGCCCCAAGAAACGAGCCGAAACGCTTCTTTTCAGTCGGACTTGTGTTGTGGCCAACCGTGATGACCGTCTCTGCCTTATGTTCCGACTCGGCGACCTGCGTGAGAGCCACATGGTGGATGCCAAAGTGCGAGCTAAACTCATCAAGTCTCGGCAGACGTCGGAGGGAGAATTCCTACCGCTGGAGCAGTCTGAGATCGACCTGGGCTACGAGAGCGGCTCTGACCGCCTGTTCCTGGTGGAGCCACAGGTCATTCAACACACTATCGATTCCAGCAGTCCTTTCTGGGAACTTGGGCCGGAGCAGCTACGGAAGCAACAGTTTGAGATTATTGTCATCTTGGAGGGCATTGTGGAAGCCACAG GAATGATGTGCCAAGCAAAGACGTCCTACATCGAGACTGAGATCGAATGGGGAGCCCGCTTTGAGCCGTGCATGACATTGGAGAAGGGGGCGTTCCGAGTCGACCTGAGACGGTTCCACAGTACATATCCGGTGCCTCTTCCGCCGTGCAGCGCGCAAGATGCGCACCACCTACAGACTTTGCAAGTGGGACTAGAACTCCAGGAATCTCTCAAAGAGAGTGTTAACTGGAAATTGGGTGGGGACGATCAAGAAGACGACACCGTGAAACCAACAGGAGCATGTATTTTCCCTATCCACAACATCCAGGAGGAGCGAGTGTCAGAAGTCAACGAATGCGATTCTTTGTAG
- the LOC127495957 gene encoding G protein-activated inward rectifier potassium channel 3-like isoform X3: MPSQASKPCVSMRRHKSTTDLPYSPQRGYVRAQRTSICAPTEAELEMMRRCSLREANVRPCCRHALSVPNMASQCTSPLCSTPSRSALGTPVRDVECSSKARNKLIENESAQTPTYPPELREQCRYVSKDGKCRVDLAYMAERERFLADIFTSFVDLQYRWFLFVFMMCYAVTWFIFAGLYSLNAFLRGDLEVPADTDVCYPNVDGFVSALLFSVETQRTIGYGARTVSPRCYEGVFLVMAQCIVGSMIDALMVGCMFVKISRPKKRAETLLFSRTCVVANRDDRLCLMFRLGDLRESHMVDAKVRAKLIKSRQTSEGEFLPLEQSEIDLGYESGSDRLFLVEPQVIQHTIDSSSPFWELGPEQLRKQQFEIIVILEGIVEATGMMCQAKTSYIETEIEWGARFEPCMTLEKGAFRVDLRRFHSTYPVPLPPCSAQDAHHLQTLQVGLELQESLKESVNWKLGGDDQEDDTVKPTGACIFPIHNIQEERVSEVNECDSL; the protein is encoded by the exons ATGCCAAGCCAGGCTTCCAAACCGTGTGTGTCCATGCGCCGCCACAAGAGCACCACAGATTTGCCATACAGCCCACAGCGTGGGTACGTCCGCGCCCAGAGAACCTCTATCTGCGCCCCCACCGAGGCTGAGCTGGAGATGATGAGGCGTTGCTCCTTGCGTGAGGCGAACGTTCGTCCATGCTGCCGCCATGCTCTTAGCGTTCCCAACATGGCAAGCCAATGCACTAGCCCTCTGTGCAGCACCCCATCCCGCAGTGCCCTCGGCACTCCTGTACGGGATGTGGAGTGCAGTTCTAAAGCACGCAACAAGCTAATCGAGAACGAGAGCGCGCAGACTCCTACTTACCCCCCGGAGCTTCGCGAGCAGTGCCGCTACGTCTCCAAAGATGGGAAGTGTCGTGTAGACTTGGCATACATGGCTGAGAGAGAACGATTCCTGGCTGACATCTTCACTTCATTTGTGGACCTTCAGTATCGATGGTTTCTCTTTGTGTTCATGATGTGCTATGCAGTCACCTGGTTTATATTTGCAGGGCTTTATTCGCTAAATGCATTCCTGCGTGGAGATCTTGAAGTTCCTGCTGACACTGATGTGTGCTACCCCAACGTAGATGGATTTGTGTCAGCGCTGCTCTTCTCTGTGGAAACACAGAGGACTATTGGTTATGGCGCGCGCACGGTCTCGCCACGCTGCTACGAAGGTGTGTTTTTGGTCATGgcgcagtgcattgtgggatccATGATCGATGCCCTCATGGTGGGCTGCATGTTCGTCAAAATTTCACGCCCCAAGAAACGAGCCGAAACGCTTCTTTTCAGTCGGACTTGTGTTGTGGCCAACCGTGATGACCGTCTCTGCCTTATGTTCCGACTCGGCGACCTGCGTGAGAGCCACATGGTGGATGCCAAAGTGCGAGCTAAACTCATCAAGTCTCGGCAGACGTCGGAGGGAGAATTCCTACCGCTGGAGCAGTCTGAGATCGACCTGGGCTACGAGAGCGGCTCTGACCGCCTGTTCCTGGTGGAGCCACAGGTCATTCAACACACTATCGATTCCAGCAGTCCTTTCTGGGAACTTGGGCCGGAGCAGCTACGGAAGCAACAGTTTGAGATTATTGTCATCTTGGAGGGCATTGTGGAAGCCACAG GAATGATGTGCCAAGCAAAGACGTCCTACATCGAGACTGAGATCGAATGGGGAGCCCGCTTTGAGCCGTGCATGACATTGGAGAAGGGGGCGTTCCGAGTCGACCTGAGACGGTTCCACAGTACATATCCGGTGCCTCTTCCGCCGTGCAGCGCGCAAGATGCGCACCACCTACAGACTTTGCAAGTGGGACTAGAACTCCAGGAATCTCTCAAAGAGAGTGTTAACTGGAAATTGGGTGGGGACGATCAAGAAGACGACACCGTGAAACCAACAGGAGCATGTATTTTCCCTATCCACAACATCCAGGAGGAGCGAGTGTCAGAAGTCAACGAATGCGATTCTTTGTAG
- the LOC127495957 gene encoding G protein-activated inward rectifier potassium channel 3-like isoform X4, protein MLSGQDRSAPVTDGRGTSGDARTRPATINNLKPKSSLVVLSKPGDGIRNQMYISTILPQSNNQPYSTGGNPLPLPDIMPSQASKPCVSMRRHKSTTDLPYSPQRGYVRAQRTSICAPTEAELEMMRRCSLREANVRPCCRHALSVPNMASQCTSPLCSTPSRSALGTPVRDVECSSKARNKLIENESAQTPTYPPELREQCRYVSKDGKCRVDLAYMAERERFLADIFTSFVDLQYRWFLFVFMMCYAVTWFIFAGLYSLNAFLRGDLEVPADTDVCYPNVDGFVSALLFSVETQRTIGYGARTVSPRCYEGVFLVMAQCIVGSMIDALMVGCMFVKISRPKKRAETLLFSRTCVVANRDDRLCLMFRLGDLRESHMVDAKVRAKLIKSRQTSEGEFLPLEQSEIDLGYESGSDRLFLVEPQVIQHTIDSSSPFWELGPEQLRKQQFEIIVILEGIVEATGVFTNRS, encoded by the exons ATGCTGAGTGGACAGGACAGAAGCGCTCCTGTCACAGATGGCAGAGGGACCTCAGGTGATGCCAGGACCAGACCAGCAACAATCAACAATCTGAAGCCCAAATCCAGCCTTGTTGTGTTGAGCAAACCTGGAGATGGAATACGCAACCAGATGTACATTTCCACA ATACTCCCACAGAGCAATAATCAACCGTATTCAACGGGTGGAAATCCCCTTCCTTTGCCAGACATCATGCCAAGCCAGGCTTCCAAACCGTGTGTGTCCATGCGCCGCCACAAGAGCACCACAGATTTGCCATACAGCCCACAGCGTGGGTACGTCCGCGCCCAGAGAACCTCTATCTGCGCCCCCACCGAGGCTGAGCTGGAGATGATGAGGCGTTGCTCCTTGCGTGAGGCGAACGTTCGTCCATGCTGCCGCCATGCTCTTAGCGTTCCCAACATGGCAAGCCAATGCACTAGCCCTCTGTGCAGCACCCCATCCCGCAGTGCCCTCGGCACTCCTGTACGGGATGTGGAGTGCAGTTCTAAAGCACGCAACAAGCTAATCGAGAACGAGAGCGCGCAGACTCCTACTTACCCCCCGGAGCTTCGCGAGCAGTGCCGCTACGTCTCCAAAGATGGGAAGTGTCGTGTAGACTTGGCATACATGGCTGAGAGAGAACGATTCCTGGCTGACATCTTCACTTCATTTGTGGACCTTCAGTATCGATGGTTTCTCTTTGTGTTCATGATGTGCTATGCAGTCACCTGGTTTATATTTGCAGGGCTTTATTCGCTAAATGCATTCCTGCGTGGAGATCTTGAAGTTCCTGCTGACACTGATGTGTGCTACCCCAACGTAGATGGATTTGTGTCAGCGCTGCTCTTCTCTGTGGAAACACAGAGGACTATTGGTTATGGCGCGCGCACGGTCTCGCCACGCTGCTACGAAGGTGTGTTTTTGGTCATGgcgcagtgcattgtgggatccATGATCGATGCCCTCATGGTGGGCTGCATGTTCGTCAAAATTTCACGCCCCAAGAAACGAGCCGAAACGCTTCTTTTCAGTCGGACTTGTGTTGTGGCCAACCGTGATGACCGTCTCTGCCTTATGTTCCGACTCGGCGACCTGCGTGAGAGCCACATGGTGGATGCCAAAGTGCGAGCTAAACTCATCAAGTCTCGGCAGACGTCGGAGGGAGAATTCCTACCGCTGGAGCAGTCTGAGATCGACCTGGGCTACGAGAGCGGCTCTGACCGCCTGTTCCTGGTGGAGCCACAGGTCATTCAACACACTATCGATTCCAGCAGTCCTTTCTGGGAACTTGGGCCGGAGCAGCTACGGAAGCAACAGTTTGAGATTATTGTCATCTTGGAGGGCATTGTGGAAGCCACAGGTGTCTTTACAAACAGAAGTTGA
- the igflr1 gene encoding IGF-like family receptor 1 isoform X1 — protein sequence MTSKKCTDGKFWNSALHQCQPCKTKYNIQAGYEFTENCGWSDEQHQVGLSHRACRDGTFNDGHHIKCQNCHPCMTTQFIACSTEFDTICCKQSEQVFNGKCIPQPLPTTVITTVMSSTSLITTSVGSLSRPTSPTPHQSLPQTPSQKPSQNPSQTPTQNPSAIDLTGIYVFLGILSTLTLLCLFLVIKRRRTTKNLNEEFQKCCNGADQESLSKKGIDRYEPTSVSYNIIKESDNNDHMTGSGSGSYLLAPEVQGKPLKTVLNNLDVLEDLVLVLDPDISGAKNTRHLAAQCSFSFAWINYAYSMKDHKSPLVAVLEGVVTKNPDWTVGHLAELLTTIGRNDAVEILAKLPAGVEE from the exons ATGACTTCAAAAAAGTGTACAGATGGGAAATTCTGGAATTCTGCTCTGCATCAATGTCAGCCATGTAAGACTAAATATAACATCCAAGCAG GTTACGAATTTACTGAAAACTGCGGGTGGTCCGACGAGCAACACCAAGTCGGCTTATCTCACAGAGCTTGCAGGGATGGAACATTTAACGACGGACATCACATTAAGTGCCAAAACTGTCACCCTTGCATGACGACACAGTTTATAGCATGCAGCACCGAATTTGACACCATCTGCTGTAAACAAAG TGAACAGGTTTTCAATGGAAAATGCATCCCTCAGCCGTTGCCGACCACAGTAATAACA actGTGATGAGTAGTACTTCCTTAATAACTACCTCTGTTGGCAGCTTAAGTAGGCCTACCTCTCCAACACCCCATCAAAGTTTGCCTCAAACCCCCTCTCAAAAACCCTCTCAAAACCCCTCTCAAACCCCCACTCAAAACCCTTCTGCCATAGATTTGACAG GGATCTATGTATTTTTAGGGATTTTATCCACTCTCACTCTGCTATGTCTGTTCTTGGTTATCAAGAGGAGGAGGACGACTAAAAATTTGAATGAAG AATTTCAAAAATGTTGTAATGGAGCTGATCAGGAAAGCCTGTCCAAAAAGGGAATTGACAGATATGAACCGACCTCAGTCTCATACAACATAATCAAAGAAAGCGACAATAATGATCATATGACTGGATCAGGATCTGGATCGTATCTGTTAG CTCCTGAGGTCCAGGGTAAGCCTTTGAAAACCGTGCTGAACAACCTGGATGTTCTTGAGGATCTCGTGCTGGTATTAGACCCGGACATCTCTGGCGCTAAGAATACACGTCACCTTGCTGCTCAGTGCTCTTTTTCCTTTGCCTGGATCAATTATGCATATTCCATGAAGGATCACAAAAGTCCCCTTGTCGCTGTTTTGGAGGGTGTCGTCACCAAGAACCCAGACTGGACCGTCGGACACCTCGCTGAGCTGTTAACAACTATCGGTCGCAACGATGCCGTGGAGATTTTGGCAAAGCTCCCTGCTGGTGTTGaagaataa
- the igflr1 gene encoding IGF-like family receptor 1 isoform X2, with protein MHPSAVADHSNNRIYVFLGILSTLTLLCLFLVIKRRRTTKNLNEEFQKCCNGADQESLSKKGIDRYEPTSVSYNIIKESDNNDHMTGSGSGSYLLAPEVQGKPLKTVLNNLDVLEDLVLVLDPDISGAKNTRHLAAQCSFSFAWINYAYSMKDHKSPLVAVLEGVVTKNPDWTVGHLAELLTTIGRNDAVEILAKLPAGVEE; from the exons ATGCATCCCTCAGCCGTTGCCGACCACAGTAATAACA GGATCTATGTATTTTTAGGGATTTTATCCACTCTCACTCTGCTATGTCTGTTCTTGGTTATCAAGAGGAGGAGGACGACTAAAAATTTGAATGAAG AATTTCAAAAATGTTGTAATGGAGCTGATCAGGAAAGCCTGTCCAAAAAGGGAATTGACAGATATGAACCGACCTCAGTCTCATACAACATAATCAAAGAAAGCGACAATAATGATCATATGACTGGATCAGGATCTGGATCGTATCTGTTAG CTCCTGAGGTCCAGGGTAAGCCTTTGAAAACCGTGCTGAACAACCTGGATGTTCTTGAGGATCTCGTGCTGGTATTAGACCCGGACATCTCTGGCGCTAAGAATACACGTCACCTTGCTGCTCAGTGCTCTTTTTCCTTTGCCTGGATCAATTATGCATATTCCATGAAGGATCACAAAAGTCCCCTTGTCGCTGTTTTGGAGGGTGTCGTCACCAAGAACCCAGACTGGACCGTCGGACACCTCGCTGAGCTGTTAACAACTATCGGTCGCAACGATGCCGTGGAGATTTTGGCAAAGCTCCCTGCTGGTGTTGaagaataa